The Clostridium beijerinckii genomic sequence CAATGATTTAGATGGTATATATGAACAAATAAAGGATATTAAACAGGAGTCTATAACTAGTGATGATCAAGAAGTATATAAGCAAGCTGTTGATTTAATAAAAAATCAAGGGGTTTCAAGATTTTATGAAAATGGATTAAAGAGTTTTAATGAAAATAAATATTCAGATGCTAAAGCTTTTTTAGATAAAGCGTATGCATACTGTGAAGGGAATAGTTTAAAAGAACATATATTGTTTTATAGAGCAAGCAGCTCTTCAAAGTTATCTGACAACTCTGCAGCAATAAGACAATATGAGGAATATTATAGTCAGTATCCTAATGGTGTATATGTAGAGGAATCACTCTATGATCTGGCATTACTAAACAGTTCTATAAATATGGATAAGAGTAAGCAGTATGCAAGTATACTAATAAATAATTATCCAGATTCAATGTATGCTAATAATAATATAAAAAATATACTTAAGGAATAAGAAATAAGTTTCAAATTAGAAATTACTTATTCTTCTTAATTTAAAAGTAAATTACTGTCATATTAATATATCTATTAGGAAAAGATAATCACATAATCGGCATTTTATTATTAGATGTGATGATTTAGAGTATTTATTTAAATAAAGGATAGGTGAGAATATGATTTCAATAATTAAAGGATGTAACGTGTATGCACCTAAACACCTTGGAATAAAAGATGTTGTGATAGCCGGGGGCAAAATAGAAGGTATATATGAAAATCTTAATATTAAAATTGCTCCCATAGATGTTGAGGTTATTGATGGAAGAAATAAATTACTTTTCCCAGGGTTTATAGACGGTCATGTTCACATTATAGGTGCTGGAGGCGAAGGTGGATATAACACAAGAACTCCTGAAATGCCATTATCTAGCTTGGTTAAGGCAGGAATAACCACGGTTGTAGGATGTATAGGAACAGATGGAACATGCAGAAGTATGAAATCATTGATAGCAAAGGCGAAAGCACTAAAACAAGATGGCATGTCTGCATACTGTTTTACTGGTTCATATGAGTTGCCTGTTAAGACTGTAACAGACTCAATTAAAAGCGATTTAATGTTGATTGAAGAAATAATCGGAATAGGGGAAATAGCTATTTCAGATCATAGAAGTTCTCAGCAAACCTTTGAAGTATTTGCAAATGCAGTAGCAGAAAGTAGAGTTGGAGGTCTTCTATCAAATAAGTGTGGAATTGTTAACATACATTTAGGTGAAGGAAACAGGAAATTAAATTATTTATTTGAATTACTAGATAAGACAGAAATTCCTGAGACTCAGTTATTGCCGACTCATATCAATAGAAACGGTAAGCTATTTAAGGAAGGTTTAGAGTATGTTAAAAGAGGTGGTTTCATTGATTTAACAACCAGCTGTGACCTAGAGAATTTAGGAGAAGGTGAACTTAGAGCTGGTGAAGGATTAAAAAAATACTTAGATGAAAAATTACCTATAGATCATATAACTTTCACTTCAGATGGAAATGGAAGCATGGAGAAATTTGATAAGGACGGAAAGTTAGAAGGATATGAAATTTGCTCAGTTTCAACATTATACAGGGAAATTAAATATGCAATTACTGAACAAAATGTGCCAATTGAAGACGCTATTAAAGTAGTAACATCGAACGTTGCTTCAATCATGAAATTAGCTAATAAAGGAGCAATTGGGTTAGGAAAAGATGCAGATTTAGTGATAGTGGATGAAAAATCTTTAGATATAGAAATGGTTTTTGCAAATGGAAAGAAAATGATGGAGAATGGAGAAGTGATTGTAAAAGGATTTTTTGAAAAGTAATTGTAATAAGAGGGGAGTGTCGCAAAATGATTAAATTTTAATCAGGAGCGATGCTCCTTTTCGGTTTAAGCCAGCAAATCTCCAAATATTTGAAATACAATATTAATTATTTAGGGGCTGCTCCAAATTGGCTTAAGTGTTTGGAATAGTATTATGTATGATATTTTATGGAATACTAAGTGCATAGATATTTTAAATATAGGGTAAAAACCCTTGCACTTAGGAGTGAATTTATATGTATTCAATTGATAACCAATTAAAAATAGAAGATTTTATATTTCCATACGGAGAATTAGATAAAAATAATAGGTGGGTTAAATTAGCGTCAATAATACCATGGCATGAATTTGAAGAAACATATGCTAAACAATTCATTAATAATGGTCGTCCATCAAAACCATTTCGAATTGTATTAGGAAGCTTAATAATAAAGCAAAAACTTAATTGTTCCGATCGTGAAACGGTATCTGCTATCGCCGAAAATCCTTACCTTCAATATTTTATTGGTTTGAAAGAATTCCAAAATTCCGCACCATTTGGAGCGTCTTCAATGGTTGAATTTCGAAAAAGAATTGATGATGATATGATTATTGAAATGAATAATACTATTCTTAAAGATACTACTAAAAATAATGATGATAAAGATAAGCATGACGATAATGATGATGGAAATGATTCAGATCAATCTAATCAAGGCACTATCATTATTGATGCAACATGTACTCCAGCCGATATAACTTATCCACAAGATTTAAATCTTTTAAATTCTGCAAGAGAAAAACTTGAAGGATATATTGATCAATTGCATAATCCTTCTGAATCTAAAAAGCCTAGAACTTATAGGAAAATTGCGCGTAAGGATTTTCTAAATGTTTCAAAGGCCAGAAAGAAAAATTCTAAAAAGATGCGCAAAGCTATAAGGAAACAATTAAATTATATTGCTAGAGATATTGGATATGTAGTAAATTTTATTGCGAATGGAAAAAAGCTTAATAGTCGACAATCAGAAGAATATGAAGTGATTTTACAGTTATATCATCAACAAAAATATATGTTTGATAATAGAAAACATACAGTAGAAAATAGGATTGTTAGTATCAGTCAACCACATGTTAGACCAATTGTTAGAGGAAAAACTAAAGCTCCTACGGAATTCGGGGCAAAAGTTGAAATAAGTGTTGCTAATGGTTATGTTAGAATGGAAAAGTTGAGTTGGGATGCTTACAACGAATGCGAAAGCTTAATACCTATAACAGAGAGTTATAAAGCAAGAAATGGCTTTTATCCTGAAAGAATATTGGCTGATAAAATTTATAGAAATAGAAAAAACTTAAACTATTGCAAAGAAAATGGAATTAGCATTACCGGCCCTGCTTTAGGCAGACCTAAAAAGAATAAAACTAAAGCTGAAAAAAATCAAGAGTATGTTGATACATGCGAAAGAAATGAAGTTGAGGGAAAGTTTGGTACTGGTAAAACTAGATATGGTTTAGCCAGAATATTTGCAGATTTAAAAGAAACTGCTGAGTGCGTTATTAATATGGCATTTTTTGTAATGAACCTTGATAAAAAATTGAGGGTCATTCTACGCCATTTTACAAATTACTATATTTTGGAATACTACATATAAATATAGGGGGTTTTAAAGCACCCCCTATTTAAAGAATTCTGATTTTTAAGCACACTAAAATAAGCCTAGTTAATTTATTCCATAATTAGGCAGTAGGTTTCAATTCATGAAGATGATTCTGAGTTTTTTCATTTTGTATTTTTGAATGTAATTTGTTAATATTATAACCAAAACAAAGCAAAATAAATTCAGTTTGAACGCTATTTTTTCCACGTGTTAAAAATCTATTGAATTCATAATCACTTTTTAGAACTCCA encodes the following:
- the iadA gene encoding beta-aspartyl-peptidase, producing the protein MISIIKGCNVYAPKHLGIKDVVIAGGKIEGIYENLNIKIAPIDVEVIDGRNKLLFPGFIDGHVHIIGAGGEGGYNTRTPEMPLSSLVKAGITTVVGCIGTDGTCRSMKSLIAKAKALKQDGMSAYCFTGSYELPVKTVTDSIKSDLMLIEEIIGIGEIAISDHRSSQQTFEVFANAVAESRVGGLLSNKCGIVNIHLGEGNRKLNYLFELLDKTEIPETQLLPTHINRNGKLFKEGLEYVKRGGFIDLTTSCDLENLGEGELRAGEGLKKYLDEKLPIDHITFTSDGNGSMEKFDKDGKLEGYEICSVSTLYREIKYAITEQNVPIEDAIKVVTSNVASIMKLANKGAIGLGKDADLVIVDEKSLDIEMVFANGKKMMENGEVIVKGFFEK
- a CDS encoding IS5 family transposase — encoded protein: MYSIDNQLKIEDFIFPYGELDKNNRWVKLASIIPWHEFEETYAKQFINNGRPSKPFRIVLGSLIIKQKLNCSDRETVSAIAENPYLQYFIGLKEFQNSAPFGASSMVEFRKRIDDDMIIEMNNTILKDTTKNNDDKDKHDDNDDGNDSDQSNQGTIIIDATCTPADITYPQDLNLLNSAREKLEGYIDQLHNPSESKKPRTYRKIARKDFLNVSKARKKNSKKMRKAIRKQLNYIARDIGYVVNFIANGKKLNSRQSEEYEVILQLYHQQKYMFDNRKHTVENRIVSISQPHVRPIVRGKTKAPTEFGAKVEISVANGYVRMEKLSWDAYNECESLIPITESYKARNGFYPERILADKIYRNRKNLNYCKENGISITGPALGRPKKNKTKAEKNQEYVDTCERNEVEGKFGTGKTRYGLARIFADLKETAECVINMAFFVMNLDKKLRVILRHFTNYYILEYYI